One Deltaproteobacteria bacterium DNA segment encodes these proteins:
- a CDS encoding NAD(P)(+) transhydrogenase (Re/Si-specific) subunit beta: protein MPILIQSVYFLTVVLVILGLKKMSSPTTARSGIVWAGVAMLLAVAVTFLHPGLENHLLMVIAIALGGLVAFVAAKKVTMTAMPQMIALYNGMGGGAAAAIAAVELTQNGVSELSLRILTIAGGLIGTVAFTGSLIAFTKLQGLMRERPITFFGQQVFNFLVLIGSVLVGAYLLKDPSSGFILLFFVGALLFGIFMTLPIGGGDMPVVISLYNALTGLAVGLEGFALKNDAMIIAGTVVGAAGTLLTQLMAKAMNRSISNILFGAFGQEQKDDCSEMKGSLKAIDPDDAAVLLAYAEKVIVVPGYGMAVAQAQHKVKELSDLLQQRGVTVKFAIHPVAGRMPGHMNVLLAEAGIAYEQLFDIEEINPEFATTDVSLVIGANDVVNPAARSNTASPIYGMPILDVDRSKNAIVIKRGKGKGFAGVENELFYTDNTRMLYGDAQNMVNHLVQALKKL from the coding sequence GTGCCTATACTGATTCAAAGCGTTTATTTTTTGACTGTGGTTTTGGTGATCTTGGGGCTCAAGAAAATGAGCTCGCCTACGACCGCGCGCAGCGGGATTGTGTGGGCAGGTGTGGCCATGTTGTTGGCCGTTGCGGTTACTTTTTTACATCCGGGGTTAGAAAATCATTTGCTGATGGTCATCGCCATTGCACTGGGTGGCTTGGTCGCCTTTGTGGCAGCGAAAAAAGTTACTATGACTGCGATGCCTCAGATGATCGCTCTTTATAATGGCATGGGGGGTGGCGCAGCTGCAGCCATTGCGGCCGTTGAGTTGACGCAAAATGGTGTTTCGGAGTTAAGCCTTAGAATTTTAACAATTGCAGGGGGCTTGATTGGAACGGTGGCTTTTACGGGCAGTCTTATCGCCTTTACTAAATTGCAAGGTTTAATGCGGGAACGCCCCATCACTTTTTTTGGGCAACAGGTTTTTAATTTTCTTGTTTTGATCGGGTCGGTGTTGGTGGGTGCTTATTTATTAAAAGATCCTTCGTCGGGGTTTATCTTGTTATTTTTTGTGGGTGCGTTGCTGTTTGGCATTTTCATGACCTTACCGATTGGGGGCGGAGATATGCCGGTGGTGATTTCGCTCTACAATGCCCTGACTGGCTTGGCTGTTGGGTTGGAGGGCTTTGCCCTTAAGAACGATGCCATGATTATTGCCGGCACGGTGGTGGGGGCTGCGGGTACTCTGTTGACGCAGTTGATGGCTAAGGCCATGAATCGTTCGATTAGCAACATTTTGTTTGGTGCCTTTGGTCAAGAGCAAAAGGATGACTGCAGTGAAATGAAGGGTAGCCTGAAAGCCATTGACCCCGATGATGCCGCAGTGTTGTTAGCCTATGCTGAAAAGGTCATTGTGGTGCCGGGGTATGGTATGGCAGTCGCTCAAGCCCAGCATAAAGTGAAAGAATTATCCGACTTGCTCCAGCAACGGGGTGTTACGGTTAAGTTTGCCATTCACCCGGTGGCCGGCCGCATGCCTGGGCACATGAATGTGTTGTTGGCCGAAGCGGGCATTGCCTATGAGCAATTATTTGATATTGAAGAAATCAACCCCGAATTTGCTACCACGGATGTGAGCCTGGTGATTGGGGCTAACGATGTGGTGAACCCGGCCGCGCGCAGCAATACCGCCAGCCCCATTTATGGTATGCCGATTTTAGATGTCGATCGTTCAAAAAATGCCATTGTGATTAAACGCGGTAAGGGCAAGGGTTTTGCGGGGGTTGAGAACGAACTTTTTTACACCGATAATACGCGCATGCTTTATGGCGATGCGCAGAATATGGTGAATCACTTGGTGCAAGCTTTGAAGAAGCTTTAG
- a CDS encoding NAD(P) transhydrogenase subunit alpha, whose product MESVSPALYIFLLAAFTGYEVIARVPVILHTPLMSGSNFVHGIVLVGAMVALGESRTMVEKVIGFSGVFLATMNAAGGYAVTVRMLEMFEKKKRKEK is encoded by the coding sequence ATGGAATCGGTCTCTCCGGCTTTATATATTTTTCTTTTAGCGGCCTTTACGGGCTATGAAGTCATTGCGCGAGTCCCTGTGATTTTGCACACCCCGCTCATGTCGGGCTCAAACTTTGTGCATGGTATTGTGTTGGTGGGGGCGATGGTTGCCCTGGGCGAATCGAGAACGATGGTTGAAAAGGTGATTGGGTTTAGTGGGGTTTTTTTAGCAACCATGAATGCCGCGGGTGGTTATGCGGTAACCGTGCGTATGCTAGAAATGTTTGAAAAGAAAAAACGAAAGGAAAAATAA
- a CDS encoding Re/Si-specific NAD(P)(+) transhydrogenase subunit alpha — protein sequence MPVGVGVLKEIQSGENRVALVPEVVAKLVQAGYEVRVEKGAGLSAYFPDELYEKAGAKIEADKRALLSRVDILLKVQPPLEAEIELIPEGKILIGLFFAHRDPERLAQLKNKKVQCFAMEFMPRITRAQVMDVLSSQSTVAGYKAVLLAAGASPKFFPMLTTAAGTIRPAKVLILGAGVAGLQAIATARRLGAIVSAHDIRASVKEQVESLGAKFVGGTVNAETQGGYARELTEEEKNKEKEVFAKHVAEADIVITTAQVPGRSAPRLITKAMIDGMKSGSVVVDIAAESGGNCELTKAGEIVESHGVKIVGLTNLPSLLPAHASEMYAKNLLQFLNLLTQNGKTLTADLKDEIIQGVKL from the coding sequence GTGCCCGTTGGTGTGGGAGTTTTAAAAGAAATTCAAAGCGGCGAAAATCGAGTGGCCTTGGTTCCTGAAGTGGTGGCCAAATTAGTGCAAGCGGGTTACGAAGTTAGAGTCGAAAAAGGGGCTGGGCTTAGCGCCTATTTCCCCGATGAACTCTATGAAAAAGCCGGTGCCAAGATTGAGGCAGATAAAAGGGCACTTTTAAGCCGGGTGGATATCCTCTTAAAGGTACAGCCCCCCCTTGAGGCAGAAATTGAGTTAATCCCCGAAGGTAAAATTTTAATTGGTCTCTTCTTTGCCCATCGCGACCCTGAAAGGCTTGCGCAGCTCAAAAATAAAAAGGTGCAATGTTTTGCCATGGAGTTCATGCCACGCATCACACGGGCGCAAGTGATGGATGTGCTTTCTTCTCAATCCACGGTGGCGGGCTATAAGGCTGTACTGTTAGCCGCGGGTGCTAGCCCCAAATTTTTTCCTATGCTCACAACCGCTGCAGGCACCATTCGGCCGGCGAAAGTTTTGATTTTAGGGGCGGGTGTGGCGGGTTTGCAGGCCATTGCTACGGCTAGGCGCTTGGGTGCCATTGTGAGTGCCCATGACATTCGAGCCAGTGTGAAAGAACAGGTGGAATCGCTGGGTGCCAAATTTGTGGGGGGTACAGTCAATGCTGAAACTCAAGGGGGTTATGCCCGCGAGCTTACCGAAGAAGAAAAAAATAAAGAAAAAGAAGTTTTTGCTAAGCACGTTGCTGAGGCCGATATTGTCATTACTACAGCCCAGGTGCCAGGTCGATCTGCGCCTCGTTTAATTACCAAGGCTATGATCGACGGCATGAAATCAGGCTCGGTGGTGGTGGATATTGCAGCCGAATCGGGCGGCAATTGTGAACTCACGAAGGCAGGGGAAATAGTAGAAAGCCACGGGGTAAAAATCGTAGGCCTAACGAATTTGCCGAGTCTATTGCCAGCCCATGCCAGTGAAATGTATGCCAAAAATCTTTTACAATTTTTAAACCTTTTGACGCAAAATGGGAAAACTTTAACTGCTGATTTAAAAGACGAAATTATTCAAGGAGTCAAACTCTAA